Proteins encoded within one genomic window of Haematobia irritans isolate KBUSLIRL chromosome 5, ASM5000362v1, whole genome shotgun sequence:
- the LOC142239412 gene encoding uncharacterized protein LOC142239412: MGCCYLRRLSLIMAWLMLIYSTSFLLNDVLKHENKEDFIPSSMKFLMRTESAIMCALLMTLLAAIYNYLPKLMAVYFSLGLILKTSVVLIVIDRLILQEKNQERVDFMVLIFYCLCEFAISGVMSLPIFELYRNMRNR, encoded by the exons atgGGATGTTGTTACCTTAGAAGATTGAGCCTAATAATGGCATGGCTGATGTTAATATATTCAACTAGTTTCCTTTTAAATGACGTACTTAAGCATGAAAATAAAGAAG atttcataCCATCATCTATGAAGTTTCTTATGCGTACCGAATCGGCGATAATGTGCGCCCTCTTAATGACGTTACTAGCTGCTATATACAAT TATCTCCCCAAATTAATGGCGGTATATTTCTCTCTGGgtttaattttgaaaacaagTGTCGTTCTTATCGTAATAGATAGATTAATTCTGCAAGAGAAGAATCAGGAACGTGTAGATTTTATGGTTCTAATTTTCTATTGTCTATGTGAATTTG ctATTTCTGGGGTAATGTCTTTACCAATTTTCGAACTGTATCGAAATATGCGTAATCGATAA
- the LOC142241227 gene encoding uncharacterized protein LOC142241227, with protein MNMSLERLKSYASISAYVHLGLSIIGLNVFIVLTIVEVASDYQFIETFGNQKLTAVYCLGAGLGYHVLLFCFSITTIIGISRRKNLLLAPFVALIYTLTCICGFLAFCHFISGVWKEDQPMGKLVVTLFQNLWFVVAEIVIFLPVYRLYRLWQKSPPCSKLEEQMDYENEWDDKDTWLGSPIQHIDRIDQQDINKIESIEAKVIYI; from the exons ATGAATATGTCATTGGAACGTTTAAAAAGCTATGCTTCGATATCGGCCTATGTTCATCTGGGTCTAAGCATTATaggtttaaatgtttttatagtcCTCACCATTGTAGAGGTGGCCAGTGATTAtcagtttatagaaactttcg GAAATCAAAAATTAACCGCTGTATACTGCTTAGGAGCTGGATTGGGGTACCATGTCCTCTTATTCTGTTTCTCAATTACTACCATTATAGGCATCAGTAGG AGAAAAAATCTGCTGCTGGCCCCATTCGTAGCGCTTATCTATACGCTGACTTGTATCTGTGGATTTTTagcattttgtcattttatatcAGGTGTATGGAAAGAAGATCAACCTATGGGAAAGCTTGTGGTGACACTTTTCCAAAATCTGTGGTTTGTGG tggctgaaattgtaatatttttacCAGTTTATCGATTATATCGTCTATGGCAGAAGAGTCCACCCTGTTCCAAATTGGAGGAACAAATGGATTATGAAAATGAATGGGATGATAAAGATACATGGCTTGGTAGCCCTATTCAACACATTGATCGAATAGATCAACAGGATATTAACAAAATAGAGTCTATAGAGGCCAAAGTTATTTATATCtaa